TTATCGAGTGAAGAAGACTGAAACGATGCCGTGCCTGAATCTCTCTACCAACGTTGCCCTCGACGGCGTTGACACCTCTTCCATTCTCTCCGAAGCCACCGCCACCGTCGCCAAGATTGTTGGCAAACCTGAGGCTGTatgcattctctctctctctctctctctactgtGTTTTCATGCCTCAATGCTCTCTTTTTTCCCTGTAATTTATTTTCTGTTTATTGTTTTGGCAATCTTATTCATGCTGATTAAAATGGTAAAATTAGAGGCCTGTGTTGTGTAAAATGAACTTAGGGAAGTAAATTATAGGTGGATAACCCTaacatttttgtttttcttgtctTCAAATTGAGGTTTCATTGTCTCAACTGTTATCTGAAAATTAgggttttcaaatttttttctttgcttttcCAGTGTTCCAGGTTAATTTGCTGTATAAAGATCTTTTTGGTGTGTATGATGATGAGGTTGGAAATGAGTTTCATTTCTAGTTGGTTGGAAATGAAGGGACACAAACTCTTGGTGTCTGTGTGTGCATATAGCATATTTTGATCTCCATATAATGTTCTATATTTTTCTCTGTTTTGACTATTTTTTCATAGCTTATGGTAGTTTCTTTTTCATTATGTTGAATTAGTTTTATTTAACTTCTAAGAAGGGTGCAAACAATCAAATCAGAATGATTTGAGTATGTATGTTATTTATCAATGCAATGGATCCTTTGATACATGCTCCAAAATGGATAATGAAATCTTAGgtggttattttttaaaaaaagaaacattTGACGCATCTGTATTATGATTGATCCTAAAGTTGTTTTTTAGTTTGTAATAATATGTCAAGTTAGCCTTCTCAATCCTCTTGCCAAGGTTGTTCTCTGGTGTTAATGTAGTATATTCACACTCAAATCAAGCACATCTTAAGAGAGACAGGAAGAGAAGTGAGATATGATTGGcgatgtgatagaaaaagaagatagagataggaagaaaaagtggtgtgaatgaaatggaagagcaACTAGGGTGCGAATGAATCAAAACCTTTTTTTTGCGATTTCAGCCTTGTATTTCTATAGTATAAAATGAACTCTTCTggcttaataaattaaaaaaatatttgatatttcttgtttttgttaCACTATTCCTCTTGCTTTGCTACAATATTTTCGTCTTCTGTTTTATTCAGATTGTTCTAAAGTCTTTAGATTCTGCTTTTCTTGGTTTTCAGTATGTGATGATTGTATTGAAAGGATCTGTGCCCATATCTTTTGGTGGGAATGAGCAGCCTGCAGCTTATGGTGAATTGGTGTCTATTGGTGGTCTTAACCCTGATGTGAACAAAAAACTCAGTGCTGCAATCGCTTCTATTCTTGAAACCAAGTTGTCTGTGCCCAAGTCAAGATTCTTCTTGAAATTTTATGACACTAAGGCAAGTATCTAGAATTCAGAGTTGTCCTAGAAAAAGGGGTCTTTGCCTAGCGCCCTTTCTTattccatttttcctttttgtttagGCCCATCAGAGTCAAGAATATGCACAATGTTTGCATGCTTTACACCAGCACTAGATCATGTAAATAGATCCTCACTGTTCAAGACCTTTACTTGCTGCTATAAGCTGCACTTTATAGTCCAACCAGTTTCTTTTGATGctaattatcaaaaaaaattgttggtcCAACAAATAGTTGGTTGTTTTATTTGCTGATATTGAATTTTGGTTGATGGTGCTTTCTATGTTCTGCAGGGTTCCAACTTTGGATGGAACGGGTCTACATTCTGAATTTCTCCTTACCTTGGTCGTGTTGCTTTGGATGTTGAAGTGGTTATTATGTTTCAGAATGGTTACTATAAATTTCTGATTCCCTAGTGAGGACATTTTGCCGTTGTAGTTAGATTAAGCTCAAGGACAGACATTATTTGGTAATGCCTAATATGAGCATTGGTTTTGATTGGGAATCATGTAGGGTTAAACTTGAGATCTTGATGATACTTGAGATTTCCTTTTGATATTAATATGACGGTATAATATAGCTCTATGG
This is a stretch of genomic DNA from Lotus japonicus ecotype B-129 chromosome 1, LjGifu_v1.2. It encodes these proteins:
- the LOC130727996 gene encoding uncharacterized protein LOC130727996 isoform X1 is translated as MPCLNLSTNVALDGVDTSSILSEATATVAKIVGKPEAYVMIVLKGSVPISFGGNEQPAAYGELVSIGGLNPDVNKKLSAAIASILETKLSVPKSRFFLKFYDTKAHQSQEYAQCLHALHQH
- the LOC130727996 gene encoding uncharacterized protein LOC130727996 isoform X2, coding for MPCLNLSTNVALDGVDTSSILSEATATVAKIVGKPEAYVMIVLKGSVPISFGGNEQPAAYGELVSIGGLNPDVNKKLSAAIASILETKLSVPKSRFFLKFYDTKGSNFGWNGSTF